A stretch of Pomacea canaliculata isolate SZHN2017 linkage group LG6, ASM307304v1, whole genome shotgun sequence DNA encodes these proteins:
- the LOC112566744 gene encoding uncharacterized protein LOC112566744 yields MTASDPNYFRSGVMTWKEFRDKGYEGSYRPTPDDWHETQDVVSSRKKRSTFQSRSIREILNKIQFTLGGDVDCEQMDKSVYCNGPLPPGYTFVVKVFACTAGGCKQSDTGIVIITLGEGKYLSPAPHCFPCPSN; encoded by the exons ATGACAGCTTCTGATCCTAATTATTTCCGATCTGGTGTCATGACGTGGAAAGAATTCAGGGACAAGGGCTATGAGGGAAGTTACAGGCCGACCCCTGATGACTGGCATGAGACTCAAGACGTTG TGTCATCCCGAAAGAAAAGGTCAACCTTCCAGTCACGTTCCATCCGCGAAATTCTCAATAAGATACAGTTCACCTTAGGGGGTGACGTGGACTGTGAGCAGATGGACAAAAGTGTTTACTGTAACGGACCCTTGCCCCCTGGCTACACATTTGT AGTCAAGGTGTTTGCTTGTACCGCAGGAGGATGCAAACAGTCAGACACTGGTATTGTTATCATCACCCTAGGTGAAGGGAAGTATCTCTCGCCAGCCCCACATTGTTTTCCTTGTCCTTCAAATTAA
- the LOC112566743 gene encoding receptor-type tyrosine-protein phosphatase O-like, whose product MRAGNEPVNRVKNRSQEALPYDHSRVVLINSQNSDYINASYIAGADSPCEYIATQAPLYSTLSDFWRMVYEHRTGVIVMLCDSVENGKKMVDPYWPDEINVPVRHGELTVTMTGVSVLDAYAMRQIKVTMKDRQDLRVTQLCIRGWSERGCSIPAEKLIDVIRVAGREATKSSGPVTVHCNLGVGRTGMFIALDLLTRFVDNHALNLVVNVYDVVQRMMGCRPNIIQTLTQYMFIHDVLGVIIGKKMKNGSRGATSSVVYQNEGHTINEYNELHEHIRDEHVYSALNEHQMK is encoded by the exons ATGCGTGCAGGAAACGAGCCAGTCAACCGTGTCAAGAACAGGAGTCAGGAGGCACTTCCAT ATGACCATTCACGAGTGGTATTAATCAACAGTCAAAACAGCGACTACATCAACGCCAGCTACATCGCA GGAGCTGATTCTCCGTGTGAATACATAGCTACACAGGCACCACTGTATTCTACTCTGTCTGACTTCTGGCGAATGGTCTACGAGCACAGGACAGGGGTCATCGTCATGTTATGTGACAGTGTAGAAAATGGAAAG AAAATGGTTGACCCGTACTGGCCTGACGAAATCAACGTACCAGTGCGACACGGCGAGCTGACTGTCACGATGACCGGTGTCTCTGTCCTTGATGCATATGCAATGCGCCAGATAAAAGTGACAATG AAAGATCGACAGGACCTGAGAGTTACCCAGCTGTGCATTCGTGGTTGGAGTGAGCGAGGATGCAGCATTCCTGCTGAAAAACTGATTGATGTCATCCGTGTTGCTGGTCGAGAGGCAACAAAATCGAGCGGACCTGTCACAGTCCACTGCAA TCTCGGCGTTGGCAGGACTGGCATGTTCATTGCCCTCGATCTTTTGACTCGTTTTGTGGACAACCACGCGCTAAACCTTGTGGTGAACGTCTACGATGTTGTCCAGAGAATGATGGGATGTCGTCCGAACATAATTCAGACGCTG ACCCAGTATATGTTCATACATGATGTCCTCGGGGTGATCATCggaaagaagatgaagaatggCTCAAGGGGAGCCACATCAAGTGTTGTGTATCAGAACGAAGGGCACACAATCAACGAGTATAATGAGCTGCATGAACACA TTCGAGACGAGCACGTCTACAGTGCTCTTAATGAGCATCAGATGAAGTGA